The following nucleotide sequence is from Aquarana catesbeiana isolate 2022-GZ linkage group LG08, ASM4218655v1, whole genome shotgun sequence.
ggtgatgtgaggggcggatgattctccatcatgatgtccttgtggagatccttgtgtcctttttAACTctaccagaatcctcctcacctcgaACCAATATATACAGAACACTCCTCGCCAAAAATTATCTGGACTGTACTGGGATGAATAATATCCGATCCATAGTTCTGACACCTCAGACTGCTTCTTCTACTATATTACAGGCATTATTAATATGACTGAAAGTAAACCCGAAAATCTTTGAAGcatctaaaaagtaaaaaaaagtttgggatTTCTTAGGGAAGTACGGTATATAAAAATCAAtaacatatgaaaaaaaatatttgtcatcatttgctggagataaaagacatcacagtgactatggaggaagaggacggacatgacggggggggggggttattgggtgtaaataggaaataagatcttattacctcctctactgccagttTCAACAATGTCTCCGCTCTACTTCCTCCCGGCTCACCTTTCACCTGGAACTTCCTATTTATACTCTGACATAACTTCCTGTctgcacctgacatcacttcctgtctgcacctgacatcacttcctgttagtGCGTTCCACTGAAAATACATAAGATCACCGTCTTGTGTTGAATATAAATACTGCAGTCTATGTTACGTTCCATTGTTTTGCCCGCTGTTTTGTGGTACATTCTTCTATTAAGATACATTGACGACTACACAAAAAGattatacaggaaaaaaaaattgtagaaatatatcattttttttacaatgttttaatTGGATTACCAATACACAGGACTAATTTATTTCATATATGTCATGCCCTTTCCTAGTAAACATACACATGTGACATCACTGTAAATGGTTCTTGTACAGTTCCTCTTATTCTTAGATAATCCACCTTCTTATTATTAGGAAAAGAGATGAAACTTCCTCTTCTCATCGGGGATTCTGCACTTGCGTCCTGTAAGTGCTCAGTTGGCTCTGTTGTGATCAGAAGACTCTGATGTTATCGgaaaactctgatgtgatggaaagaCTCAGATGGGATGAGAAACCCACAAGCTCGTTATAAGGGGCACATGTATCCAGAGGTCCTCCCAACTTTAAAGCGGCTCTTGTTGCAATGGCTGGAACGTGACTACCAGTCCCTCCATGATCTTTCCCAGGCTAGCTCCACTAATAAACGACTTCTGAAAAAAAGTCTTGAACTGAACTAGATTTATTGCTAGCTGAGTCTGTCGAAAATGTGATCTGCAGGTCCCACCAAGAGAGTGCAGATGGGACATAAGAACAATATGGCTTGACAGTGTGGCTTTGAAAGGACTTGATTTTAGGCAGATGACAATTTCCACAGCTAGCCTGCAGTAAACAAGGCTAGATGATTGCACAAGGTCATTACCATCTGATCAGTAGGACGTCTGAGGCTATTTAGATGCCCCCACACCTGGCCAGCATGGTGCCTGAAGGGTGATGAACATCCTGTGTGATCATCTGCTCAAAGGAAACTAAAAGTTAAGCCTGGGAGAGGAATGAACCTTTGTGACCTTTGGTTCGGAATATCTTCCACAAAGGATCCAGTACTTGATCTGCTGGGACCCATTTTTGAGGGTGGGTCAAGAAGGGACGAGAGgcctttgtgtgtgtgtgatagtCAGTGAGGATGTGGGTGTGATAGCAAACAGACCCGCCCTTTCTTTGCCCTGTCCATTTCCCTCCCCATCGTTTTACCTGTTACTATGATGTGTTTATATCCCTATTTTAAGAGTTAGCTGTCGTTCATTGGAACACCCCAAACAGAGCACATTTTTCACAAGGCTAATAGTCCAACCTATTGACACATCAGCTTTTACATTTTGATAAAAACCCAGCAACTGATTCAACTAAAGCTCTCCAGAGAAACTTTTTCCAGTACCCCAgtaaaaagtctttaaaaaaaactaGCTTTCcaaactatacttttttttttttttttttgaaaagccagtggcgtgcaaacacacctcaaaaacttccacccggtgccaaaaaaaagtgcccacacatagagagtgaaacacaaaaacgtgcaacgggtgtacagagtcctccgctagggaaggaccttaccctgatcccccggggcgttaggctccagacagggactgaggtactcagacaatgggtccatctggccgaaaccaggcggaccccgtttactggaaggtctgccgaaacagaccaacccaagtacagttgggctcccccgaagggagacccctcaaaggagagggggagaaccaagccagaaggcctatgtccaccccctcccaagactttcagggtaggcccgaggacccacactctactcgccacacagtgacaaaacatgTATACAATCACaaacaaaaagatacaaaaaaatacaaatacaaaaatagcTTTCCAAACTATACATGGCTGACCTGAGCCTTCTCAGGGGTGCAGCCTGCTCGGTTCTTCTCTGGACTGTTCTTACCTACATTCTTGAACACAGAGGGACCTCATGGAAAGTCCTATGAGGGTGGAGGAAGTCTTGCAAGCTATCAAAATCTTAAAACCTAACAAATGGCCTGGCCCctatgcagtggcgtctccagctttcaaatttagggggggcacatggggggacagggacaaaagtaggggggcaactataaaatgcatatatatatatatatatatatatatatatatatatatatatatatatatatatatatcctggggccctttactacgaccccacaacgggccctttcacatgttctgcagtgagctcccttcctactgtattggggtccccctgggtggcagaaaacaagagatatatgtcaccagcatatcaagaaaatataaggatccaaagcagtgggagaactatcagggttgcaaaggttgtcttgcctccgggccctggtgttctgccactgtggggttccccagcctcctcttgctgtcctgcccctgctattgacagctctggtctggcatctcttggaatttaaaggctggtcctcctgtcctaaggacgggagaaatcagtctgttttttcagtaactgaaagtcctggtggagtccttcctgcaactcgctcttctccctgccaatgaggatgcaggtgaagaagcagatcaggcagccgtggttgtgtgaacgctcgcattatgcagtgtcagcgagcaggggaggggggaggaatcacctgcaggagctgactggggactctctccctcttagacattgattttttgtaaaaaaaaaaaaaaaattttttttttttttgggggggcacatggtggggcacagcataatgttgggggggtcagggccccctctggcccccccctagggtcgccattgccccTATGGTCTCCCTGCAGCCAACTATAAGAAGTTTGCTGAAACACTGGCCCCTCTCCTTGTCAAAGCATATAACAGTCTATATAACAGTCTATTATGTCGGGCAGGGGTTTGGGAAGGACACATTAATAGCCATTATATCAATGATTCTGACATGCACTGACATGACGTCATGGtcaaactacagaccaatttcgctCTTAAACATTGATATCAAACTTTTCTAGCCAAGGCTCTGACGTTGCTCCTCAACCCTATAATTGGCTCACTCATCCATCATGACCAGATAGGGTTTATCTTGCACCATCTAGCCAGTGACAGTGTCTGTAGGGCGTCATTACTTCTGTGTACTATCCATCAAAGACGTATCCCTGCTTACTCATTGTCATCAGACATTGGGAAAGCATTCAACAATGTCTGGTGGTCCTACCTGACATACGTTTTACATCGTTGTATTTTGGCCCTCACTTCTTGTGCTAGgattttttttcatattctttTTCTCAAGCCTAGTGAAATACTTAGGTTATAAGTCTGATTACTTTCCTATTACCAGTGGCGCGGAGTAGAGCTGGCCCCTTTTGTCCTTGCTTTCTGCCTTGGCCGTTGAGCCTCTGGCGTGGAAAGTTTGTTGTACCAAGCTAAATCATGgccacttaaagtggagctccacccaaaaggggaagcgccACTTGGTTGCACCCTCCCCCGCCCAccctctccactgccacatttggcactttttgggtgggagcgggtacctggttttgcggcaaacggaagttcgccccccccccccctccttcccctgcagtcttctgggacgcatcacaggtcccagaagactactggaccattcacaatgcgcagttCGACTCGCACAAGCACAGTAGGgaacaggccagtcaagtttctccaccccaaactcgctcatccatgtctttatggaccttgctttgtgcactggtgcgcagtcatgttagaacaggaaggggccatccccaaactgttcccacaaagttgggagcatgaaattgtccaaaatgttttgggatGGTGAtgtcaaatgccctgtacacacggtcggacattgatcggacattccgacaacaaaatccatgggttttttccgacggatgttggctcaaacttgtcttgcatacacacggtcaaacaaagttgtaggaaaatccgatagtactaaacgcggtgacgtaaaacacgtacttcgggaccataaacgaggcagtagccaatagctttcgtctcttaatttattctgagcatgcgtggcactttgtgcgtcggatttgtgtacacacgatcggaatttccgacaacggattttgttgtcggaaaattttatagcaagctctcaaactttgtgtgtcggaaattccgatggaaaatgtgtgatggagcctacacacggtcggaatttctgacaacaaggtcctatcacacattttccgtcggaaaatccgaccgtgtgtacagggcattaagagttcccttcactggaactaaggggccaagcccaacccctgaaaaacaacctcacaccataatcccccccctccaccaaatgatttggaccagtggaaagaggccaagcccaacccctgaacccTATCGGGGTTCCTCTatgccaaactcactcatccatgtctttttggaccttgctttgtgcactggtccaaatcatttggtggaggggggggattatggtgtgcggttgtttttcaggggttgggcttggccccttagttccagtgaagggaactcttaaggtgtcagcataccaagaaactttggacaattttatgcccccaactttttgggaacagtttggggatgaccccttcctgttccaacatgactgcacaccagtgcacaaagcaaggtccataaagagtccaaactgttcccacaaagttgggagcatgaaattgtccaaaatgtcttggtatgctgacgccttaagagttcccctcactggaactaaggggccaagcccaacccatgaaaaacaacccccacaccataatcccccctccaccaaatgatttggaccggtgctcaaagcaaggtccataaagatagatgagcgagtttggggtggaggatcccCGATAGggttcaggggttggggttggccccttagttccagtgaaaagaactcttaaggtgtcagcataccaagacattttggacaatttcatgctcccaactttgtgggaacagtttggggatgaccccttcctgttccaacatgactgcacaccagtgcacaaagcaaggtccataaagagtccaaactgttcccacaaagttggcagcatgaaattgtccaaaatgtcttgggatggtgatgtcttaagagttctcatggaactaagaggccaagcccaacccctgaaccctatcgggagcatgaaattgtccaaaatgtcttggtgtgctgacgccttaagagttcccctcactggaactaaggggccaagcccaacccctgaaagacaaccccacaccataatccccccctccaccaaatgaccgggaccagtgcacaaagcaaggtccataaagacatggatgagcgagtgtgaggtggaggaacttgactgtcttgacctcaacccgatagaacacctttgggatgaattagagtggagacaggACTTCaagtccatcatcagtgcctgacctcacaaatgggcttctggaagaatggtcaaacattcccatagacacactcctaaaccttgtggacggccttcccagaatagttgaagctgttatagctgcaaagggtggagccaactcaatattgaaccctacggactaagactgggatgccattaaagttcatgggcgtgtaaaggccggcgtcccaatactttggacaatatagtgtaaagTGGGCAGCTGGCCTCACTATAGCTCTACAACTTGAGGACTGGATGAAAATTCGAGAGGCCCCTAAGTCCTGAGCTCAGAACGTGGCCACTAGCAAGGAAACTCCTTCTCTCTCGCGGTGGGATCTGGACCCCGTTACTACATTTGTGCCTACCTACTCGCCTGCCTGTTTCCAGGGGTCGTAGGGGGGGATGGGCAGCTTTCATCTCCACAAAGAAAAGGGACTCCGAACAGAATATCATAAAGTgaagagtttttatttttattttacaaaacaaaGACAAATGATTAACAGACAACAAACCGAATCGAACCAAAAATCACATTTGGTAGAAATTGGAGTTGATTTTCTTGGactgtaaaacatttcccacactctaaaCAAGAGAAAGATGATCACGTAGgtgacttctctggtgtttaagaagatatattttctgagtgaaacatttcccgcactccgaacatgaaaaaggacgctcgctcgtgtgaatcctctggtgctGAACAAGGTATCTCTTTGTggcgaaacatttcccgcacgcCGAGCACGAGAAAGGGCGCTCAGCCGTGTGAGTTCTCCGGTGTGCGATGAGTTTTTGCTGCAAggtgaaacttttcccgcactccgcacatgaaaaaggacgctcccccgtgtgaattctctggtgatgAACAAAGTAAATTTTCTGCGTGAAGCTTTTTCCGCACTCTGGACAAGAATAAGGACGTTCGccggtgtgaattctctggtgcacAAGAAGTTTTTCTTTCAGGgggaaacttttcccgcactctgggcaggagaaaggacgctcacccgtgtggatTCTCTGATGTTTGAGAAGGTAGTGTTTTGCGGTAAaaaatttcccgcactccgaacaagaaaaagggcgctcacccgtgtgaattttctggtgatcGAGGAGGTATTGTTTcatagtgaaacatttcccgcactctgaacaagagtaaggacgctcacccgtgtgaactctctggtgtttaagaaggtTTTGTCTCatagcaaaacatttcccgcactctgaacatgaaaaaggacgctcacccgtgtgaattctctggtgtgaaATAAGATATTTTTCCGTaaggaaacctttcccgcactctgtgcAAGAAAAAAGAAGCCTATCTGTGTGAGTTTTCTGGTGTAGCAGAAGGCTTCTTTGATaggggaaacatttcccgcactctaagcataaaaaaggacgctcacccgagTGTATTTCCTGGTGTTTGACAAGGGCAcctttctgagtgaaacatttcccgcactctgaacatgaaaaaggacgctcccccgtgtgTATTCTCTGGTGTTTGACAAGGGCTCCTTTATAAgagaaacgtttcccgcactctaaacatgaaaaaggacgctcacccgtgtgagttctctggtgccCGTGAAGTGTCCCCTTGgcggtgaaacatttcccgcactctgaacatgaaaaaggccgttcgcctgtgtgacttctctggtgtctgTGAAGTTTTCCATTGtcagaaaaacatttcccacattctgtgcaagaaaaaggacgctcccccgtgtgaatcctctggtgtctaTGAAGCATGCCTTTGtcagtaaaacatttcccgcactctgaacatggaaaaGAATGCTCAACGGAGGGACTTCTCCGCTGTATAGGTGGTGCTTTGTTATTAGTGCAAGATATCTCACAATTTAGAGACGACAACAAACTTTCTCCTGTGTGACTTCCACCACATAAAGAAGTCTCCTTGGGTTTTGATGGATGTGTTGATTGATCCACACTGTGAGATCTCAGTTGGATATCTGAAGTTATAATATGGGATTGATTAGAAGATTCTTCAGAAAAAGAaagatccattgatcttagatggacatctgaagtcatagtatgggattgatcagaagattcctcagaaaaagaaggatccattgatcttagatggacatctgaagtcatagtattggattgatcagaagattcctcagaaaaagaaggatccattgatcttagatggacatctgaggtcatagtatgggatttatcagaagattcctcagaaaAAGAacgatccattgatcttagatggacatctgaagtcatagtatgggattgattagaagattcctcaggattagacaGATCCATTGATCTCAggtggacatctgaagtcatagtatgggattgttCAGAGGATTCCTCAGTAATAGAAGGATCTATTGATCTCAggtggacatctgaagtcatagtatgggattgatTAGAAGATTCCTCAAAAaaagaaggatccattgatcttagatggacatatgaagtcatagtatgggattgatcagaagattcctcagaaaAAGAAGGAtctattgatcttagatggacacctgaggtcatagtatgggatttatcagaagattcctcaggattagaaggatccattgatcttagataggcatctgaagtcatagtatgggatttatcagaaggttcctcaggattagaaggatccattgatcttagatggacaac
It contains:
- the LOC141104675 gene encoding LOW QUALITY PROTEIN: uncharacterized protein (The sequence of the model RefSeq protein was modified relative to this genomic sequence to represent the inferred CDS: inserted 1 base in 1 codon), which translates into the protein MTSLLSLLTKHRPDRREGHKDLYKDVMMENQPPLTSPDGSSNGNPPERCPRPLYSRDSTQEGHTIPHHHQGEELNDIKVEIKEEEEEGLVDGDQQSLKERGPLYSRDSTQEDHSYKENDQGEDLKYIKVEVKEEEEERLVSGDQQSMEEGEMIMESKQEQSSLHMDTNGCFVLNTSEGDQLLSPDFKTEDDEITQCSPGEDPITPTTHHRPYHLDGSMDPSKPEESSDQSHTMTSDVHLRSIDPSITEESSEQSHTMTSDVHLRSMDPSNPEESSNQSHTMTSDVHLRSMDPSNPEESSDQSHTMTSDVHLRSMDPSFSEESSDKSHTMTSVVHLRSMDPSFSDESSDKSHTMTSVVHLRSMDPSNPEEPSDKSHTMTSDAYLRSMDPSNPEESSDKSHTMTSGVHLRSIDPSFSEESSDQSHTMTSYVHLRSMDPSFFEESSNQSHTMTSDVHLRSIDPSITEESSEQSHTMTSDVHLRSMDLSNPEESSNQSHTMTSDVHLRSMDRSFSEESSDKSHTMTSDVHLRSMDPSFSEESSDQSNTMTSDVHLRSMDPSFSEESSDQSHTMTSDVHLRSMDLSFSEESSNQSHIITSDIQLRSHSVDQSTHPSKPKETSLCGGSHTGESLLSSLNCEISCTNNKAPPIQRRSPSVEHSFPCSECGKCFTDKGMLHRHQRIHTGERPFSCTECGKCFSDNGKLHRHQRSHTGERPFSCSECGKCFTAKGTLHGHQRTHTGERPFSCLECGKRFSYKGALVKHQRIHTGERPFSCSECGKCFTQKGALVKHQEIHSGERPFLCLECGKCFPYQRSLLLHQKTHTDRLLFSCTECGKGFLTEKYLISHQRIHTGERPFSCSECGKCFAMRQNLLKHQRVHTGERPYSCSECGKCFTMKQYLLDHQKIHTGERPFSCSECGKFFTAKHYLLKHQRIHTGERPFSCPECGKSFPLKEKLLVHQRIHTGERPYSCPECGKSFTQKIYFVHHQRIHTGERPFSCAECGKSFTLQQKLIAHRRTHTAERPFSCSACGKCFATKRYLVQHQRIHTSERPFSCSECGKCFTQKIYLLKHQRSHLRDHXFSCLECGKCFTVQENQLQFLPNVIFGSIRFVVC